The Intestinibaculum porci DNA window AAACAGACCAACAAGACTACAGGCATTACCTATGTCTACGAGTCTAAGAGCTACTGGGATCCTGAAAAGAAGCAGGCTCGCTCCAAGCGAAAGCTGATCGGAAAAATTGATCCCGAAACCGGCAAAATGGTCCCCACCGGCAAAAAAGGTCCACAGAAGAAAAAGAGCGGAGAACCTTCAGCTGCCGAGAGGAGACAGTCAGCCGAATTAGCCAGACTGAAAAAGGAAAATATGGATCAGATGATATTAATCACTGATCTTCGCAAGCAGATAGAATCATTAAGCAGCCAGAACACAAAATTAAAGCAGCTGATTAGTGAGATCAGACAGCTAACCGTATCGTCAGAGGAGATCTAAACGTAACACTATGAAGGCAGACAGCGCATATTTTAAACAGCAACTGAATAAAATGAGTTATGCGGACCTGATTGCGGTTGCTTTAAAATATTATGAAGAGTGCTGCGGATTACGTGCCGAACTGGATGAATTAAAAAACACATTCAGCTACACAGCCGATGAGCTTAAGAAGGTTAAAGCCGAATGCGAAGATCTAGTTATAAGAGTTAACACTCTTAATCATGAGAATACCAGACTTCAGAATCAGACGGATGAGCTCAAAAAGAATCGCTTTGGAAGAAAGTCTGAAAAGATGAATGGCAAAATCCACGATGATGAGTTTAGCGACCCTCTTTCGGAAGAAATGAATGAAAGCGACTGTGATGGTAAAAAACAGAATAATAATGACAGCCAAAAATCCAGGAAAATAAAAAGACCTGCCTGCAGGCAGCTAAACAGGAAAAAGAAGACCAGACAGATACCAGAAATAACGATTATTGACTTTGACAGGGAGCGTATCGATAAAGAATACGGCTACGGCAAATGGACATTAAAAGGCTGGAACATATCCGAAGAATTTATGTTTATTCCAGGAAATCTCTACAGGGTATATGTCAAACGCCCAGTGATCAGAGTCTATGACGATGATGATACTAATGATTTACGCGAAGTGGCACTGCCGGTTAATAAGCTGATGTTAAGGAGCAAGGTTACGCCTTCACTGCTGGCTTTTATCATGTCTTTCAAATTTGTGCTGGGAGTTCCCCTGGCAAGGCTGTCAAGGGTTCTGTCATATCAGGGAATCAACCTGTCAAAAGAGATAATGTCAGACTGGGTCATTAAATGCACTGACAGATATCTAAAGCCAGTCTATAGCGAGATAATGAGACAAATGGCCTGCCGGACATACACCCAGATTGATGAAACCTATCTGGAAGTCATCAATGACGGAAGAAATGCGGGAAGCAAAAGCTACATATGGTGTCATATCACTGGCGAATTTGAAGAAGAGCGGCCGCTGGCAGTCTTCTGCTTCGAGCTGACAAGATCAGCGGATCACCTTCTTGAGTTCTATGCGGATCTTAACGACGGCACAATCCATCTGACATCTGATGCCTACAGCGCCTATTATAAGCTGGCTTCGGAGAAAAAGGATCATGTAATACTCGGCGGGTGCTTTATGCATCTGAGACGCAGACTGTACAAGGCATATGAAGTGAAATTTAAAGCGGTAAAGGATAAAGAGCTTCTTGAGGAAAGCCCCGAAAAAAAGTGTCTCGATATGATCGGTGATCTTTACAGCGCTGATGATGATGCCAAAGAACTTACCGCCAAGGAAAGAGCTAAAGTCCGAGACGAAATCGAAAGACCGCTTGTCGATGCATACTTTGATTATATCAAGTCCCTTGATATCAGCAGCGGCACTTTTAGTGAGGAAATGGAGGATGCGGTGAGCTACAGCCTCAATCATGAGGATGCATTCAGAGTGTTTCTTGATGATCCAATGGTTCCAATCGATAACGGTGAATGCGAACGCAAGATTCGTAATATAGCCATGGTCAGAAACAATAGTCTGTTCTGCTATTCCATCGGCGGCGCTGAAACGCTCTGCATCATTATGACGCTTATTGAAACTGCCAAGTCAAACGGCTGCGATCCGCATACGTATCTGGAATATCTTTTCGAAAGCTCACTTGCCCATGCCAGCGTCGATATTAGCGAATATATCGATGAGATGATGCCCTGGTCAAGCGAATACCAAAAATTCGAGGAAGAGAGGTTCAGCAGACCGTTAGGGAAAATACCAGACTTCTGCACTGAAGAGCCTGAAATGCCAGTTAAAGCTGATGTGGATACTGCAAGAGCTGAAAGACGACACGCAATGATGACAGAAAATATAAATAGCACAACATCCAGGCCAGCGGCTTAACAGCCGCCGGCCTAGGAGTGCTTGTTTTGGGTTTTATTAATATCCCGGGCAAAAAGAATTGCCTTAATCGATTAATATGCAGCCTGCTGAAGACAGCTGAAAGATCATAAATCTATGCAAACACTAACCAGACATAGTACCGCTAGCAGATCAGACTATGAAGTTATATCTTTATTACACTGATCCAGCCCGCAGCAGCCTTCAGGCATAACAAAAAAGTAAAATCAATACTCTGAATAAGATGTCATTAATATAACTTAGCCAAATTAAACACCCCCGGCAACACTGTTAGCAGCAGTAGCTGGGGGATTTCCATTAAAAGTTATATTTATTCAAGTTAGAGAGTAACCGGTTTAAAATCAAAAATCATGCTTATATAGATTTTAAATTATCATAATTTTGTAATTATGGATATTTAATCTAACGCTTACTTTCCTTTTCACGCTTTGTTGGATTAACCATCATGATTAATCACCTCTCTTATCAGATCTTCTAAATAATTGTCTTGTAATTCTCCCTTTTCTAATAATACTCTACCATCGGCGATTCATTCATTCAATGAGTTCTTTTTCATGAAATTGTCAGATGCACTTACATATTTTTCATCATTTTGCATTTGAACTACGATATATTTTCTTAAATCTGATTCAAGATTCATCTTTGCATCTTCAAAGCTGCTTTTTTCTGATATCTTTAGCAGCACCCCAGTGATTTTTGTGAGTCATTTCGTGTATGAATAGGTTCTTTGATTCTTTACGTTGCTTAAGAGAATGAGAATAACCAGGGGAACTTTTTATGCTATCACATATCAGAATGAAAAAATAAAGGTTATCACAATCCGCGGTTTCTAAGCGCATGAATGGATCACCTTTTCTATTATCTTCTTAAGTTGTTTCAATTTGCAGTTTATTGCTTTAAAGTAGTTTACATACTCTGCCGGTCCACACGCTAGAAAAAGGCACGAATTTTAGGACGCTTACAGTCTTTGTATTCATTAAGATCCCTTATAATTTCGTGCGAATAAATCCCTTTCCATTATACGATCACATATCCTTCCAGTGCCAAGACCTTCAATGCCCTTTCAAAGTTTTCTTCTTTTACAAGGATATAGTCTGTATTATACGTTGAAACAGCAAAGATGCCTATTTTATGCTCAGCAAGAATACCTGACAGTTTTGAAAGAATTCCAATCAAAGAAAAATCCAGCGTCCCCTGAATGCGAAAGCCTTTCCATCCATCATCCCGTTCAATGGTCTTAGCCGGAGTATCTTCTGTTTTACAAACCAAGGATATCTCTTCATCCGTTTTTCCAATAAAATAAAATGCAGATGTCATATCTATATCCGATGTATTCCGTATCTTACAAACAGTCAGATTGTACTCTATCTTTTTCAATTCCAATTTCATCAATTCTCCTTTCGTACTCGATTCGTCTTCCCTAGCATACACGACCTGTTCTTTTATTGAATTGCGATATAACCCTCTAAAAAACTTCCCTATGTGCTATTTTCCAGTCTGATTTTTGAGACACAAGAGTTCTCAACGATTCCAGCGGGTTTATAGCTGATCCTATTTTTTCTTCGACAGCAATGCTACCGACTCAATGTGGCACGAGTTGATAGTAAGTACGTCACAGGCCCCAGTGAATACCCTGGAACCCAACCACTTACTCTTTAACGATAGCTCCATTTTTGCACCCACCTTTATGCAGCATCAAATGTTCTTATCTTATTTAAAAAACTATCCATATAACCGTTCATTTCCTCATAACGATCAGAAAGCTCGTTAACCGCCTTATCATTCATGCTATGAGTAAGCGAATCTCTAAGTTTCTTAACTGACCTGCTACCTATTTTTTCTTCTGCACCAAACAACTTTGTCAACAACTCTTTATCAAAATCGTATCCTGCAAACGCCAACGCATGCGGCGCCTGCTTCATTGTGACTTTCAAATAATCTGGATGTTTCCTGTTTTTATTAAATTGGTGTTCTTCTAAAATAACCTTGTAAACTATCTCGCGTATGGAGAACTTTTCTTTAAAGTCATCTATCAACTTCTTCTTTTCTTTATCAGCAACCAGTTTCTCAATACGAATCAGCTCATCTTTCGCTCGATTTCTTAAGGACAACTTTTGTGTCTCATCCAACTGCGTTAACGCCATCTATGTACTCCTCCGTCAAATTCTCTTATGTAATGTTTGGAGATAGAATACGTAAGAGTTCTTCCATACTTTTTTCTATATTCGCCACATCTACAAAGAACAATGAAACCGTCGCACCATCTCCACTATCAAAAGTAATTCTTCCGCTATCTTTCATAGCGGCATTGACCGGATAAAGAAGCCATATTTCTGGCGTAACATATTTCTTGGAATACGCATACATCTGATACATGTCGGCCTGAGATATCCCATAGTTGGCCCCTTTGTCATTGACGAGACTCTTCCACTTGGTATCGAGAATAATAACACTGCCATCATCCCTGGTAACAACAATGCTTGGTGTTCTTCTCTTTTATATACTTTCCGCTTTTTATACGCTCATCATTTTGCTTTTCTGCATCTGAAGGAATCGCCCAGTATGAACCTATCTTTGTAGCACCTGGTATGCGGCCCTCTGAACACAACACTTGAATTCTCCTGACGGATATACCCCACTTCTCTGATGTTTATTTTATAGATAAGTACTCCATATTATCCTTTCTTAGATAGAAAAAGGCATTTTACAACTTAAATTTAAGTTTATGCCAAAGTACGAACAAAATCAATTAAAAAAGTGGAAAGGATAATCACCTCACCGCTAGTATTTATCTATCAATATCCATGTCAATTCCTGCTTTAAAGGTAAGCGTAATAAAATCCGTGCCTTTTGCTAATGTTTTTTCCCTGCTATGATCATGGCATGGAGGTAGTAAAATATGGATTTTTATACATTAACTAAAAAGCATCAAATGTTATAACTGGGATGCTATCATTGAGGATCAGAAAAATAGCCATCTTACTGTTAAAAAGTACTGCGATCTTAATCATATTGCAGAGTCCAGTTTTTATAAGAATAAGGCAAAGCTGACTGGCGGAAGTTCCAAATCTGACAGAAATATGCACAGTCATTTTATCCCTGCAGTGCTGACAGATAAAATGACTAATATGATCACCTTAAAGATTGAAATTCCTGTACTGAAGATGTGCTCAGAAAGATTGTGAAGGCTTTATGATTATTAACGAAGATGAAATAAAGCATATTTATGTTTCAGCACAATATCAGGATATGCGCAAATAAATTAACGGTCTGTCAGTTCTTGTTGCAAACTGCTTTGATATGGATATCATGAATCACAGTTTTTTTATCTTTACCAACCGCTCATGCACACAGATCAAAATGCTCTATTATGATTACAGCGACTTTTGGCTTATCACCAGGAAGCTTAAGAAAGGACGTTTTCATGTAAAAGAACACGAAGATAAAAATGTCATTGAAATGGATAAACATCGGCTTTTAAGACTGGTTAAGAAAGGCTTTCCAGCAGCTATTCGTACTCATTAACGATAGCTCTCTGAAAAGCCTTTAATTTACCACATTATTCTTGCTTGCCTAGGTTCACCTTTGACATTAAGACTACCGTCTCCACATGCGTTGAAATGTCTGAACTGCTCTCTTTTTTACCTCATCGGTTTGCGGGAACTTATCAATAGTTACCGCCTCTGCTTTGCATCAGCAAACAGGAAGTTAGCGATTTCTTTTTCCGGTATTCTTTGTCCCACGGATTTCTTCATGATAGAAATAATCTACGATCACCGGATGTCCCTGTGGGACTCTGCCATAAGGCATTTCATTATCAACAAAGGCACAATCATACTTCTTATCCATTTTCTCAGCTTTTACTTCAAGTGCTTCAAAGTAGCTGCGTTTATGCTTGTTATAGATCTCATCGTAAAGCGGTACAAGATCAGGATATTTTCCGGCGATATAATCCATAATCGTCTTTTTGAAACCGCCTCGAAGATTTAGATTTTCGAGCCAGAACAGATCACACTGCTCCTTTACCCGCTCAAAGATTGCTTCAAAATCCGTGATACCGGGGAATACCGGGGATACGAAACAGACTGTACGGATACCTGATTCATATACCTGCTTCATAGCAGCGATACGGCGCTCAATGCTCGAAGCAGAGTCCATATCGTTCTTGAAATTTTCATCTAGTGTGTTGATCGACCATGAAACGGTTACACGTCCAAGCTTCTTCAGCAGATCAATATCCCGTACCACAAGATCCGACTTTGTGCAGATCAGAATATCTGCGTCACTGCCGATCAGCTGCTCCAGAAGTTTTCTGGTATTCCCGTATTGCTCCTCCTGTGGATTGTAGCCATCTGTCACAGAACCGATGACCACCCGCTGTCCCGCATATTTCTTCGGATTTTTAATTTCCGGCCAATGCTTCACATCAAGGAAAGTGCCCCATTCCTCCTTGTGCCCGGTAAAGCGCTTCATAAAAGAAGCATAGCAATACTTGCAGGCATGTGTACAGCCCACATAGGGGTTGACCGAGTAACCGCCTACCGGCAGACTAGACTTAGTCATGATGTTCTTTGTTTCCACCTCACGAATGAGGATTCCATTTATTATTTCTTCCATGATTTCTGTACCTCTAACACTTTATTAAATTCTTCCGGCATTTCCTGAATCATATTTTCATCCCCTATGATAGGGACAAGGTCTTCCTTCATAAACACCGGAATGCTTAGCTTATGTGCCTGGTCCGCCAGAGACCATGCCCATTCCGGCTCCGTATGAATCTTCCTGCTCTGAGCTCCGGTCATGGTGCCGACAACGATCCAATTGATTCCGGAAAGGTCAACTGTGCCGGGATCGTCGAATAACGGCTCAAAGGTAACATGGTAATGTTTTGCTCTGACGTTTTCCCGAAGGGCGTCGATACGCCACAGTTCTGCTTTCCTCGTCACCGTAACGCCAAACCATGCGTTTTTCAGATCGGTATCAAAATCCAGCAAATCAGGTTGCTTGGTAAGGAACAGGAACTGATGCTGTGGATTTTCACGGATCTTTTCAAACACCTCGTCTCTCCATTCCGGCTTCCATCCAGAGAGATCGCTCATGCCGGTAAGAAGAAAGTTCTGCGGACGTTTCTTTTCCATCATCTTGAGCTTACCCGGAAAGAATTCAGGAGCAGCGAAGTCATCAATCATACGCCAGCGTTTCACGTTGTTGCGGGCATAGCAATATGTACACCCCACTGTGCAGCCAATGACGATATTCATGTTCTGAATCTGATCTTTGATACAAATACTCATGACTTCTGCCACTCCTCAAGATTCTTTCTGATGCGGTCGAGGTATTCCTCAAACCGAGTAATTTCTGTAGTTCGTCAAATTATCATAGGCTCTAAAATCTTTTTATTTTAGGCAAGTGATATATACAAAAAAGGCTGCTTTTTCCGGTGGCATCACTTTATTTCTAATACTTCCGCACTTTATTTTAGTACATTGTATTAATAATGAATAACTAAAGCATTTCCGTAATATGGCACTTAGCGTCCTCGTTTGACGGCATCAAATTATAAGTAATTCATGCATCATTTTATAATGATAGACAAGAGCACATTATAATCATCAGAAACGTCAAATTATAATAATCATGTTGACGCAAATTAAAAATGACGGCAACCGCAAATTATTTTATGCTTAGCCATCATTTTATTTTAAGCACTGAAGTCACATTATTTTGCGTATTCAAACGCATTTTATTATAGATATGGGCGTCACTTTATATCATTCAGCAGATGCACATTATTTCCTATGCTGGAATAGATTAAGCTTTATTTAGAACCAGCAGTCCTCATTGAACATGTTTTCTACCATTTCCTCATCAATATCATCGAGAGATGACATGATGGTGTTCTTGGCTCTTTCGGATTTATAAAGGTAGTCAACCTTTCCTTCGAGTCTTTCAATCTGGATCTGCATATCCCGAAGCACGACGCAAAGCTCATCAATATAGCATACTTCATCATGAACAGCATATGTCATACTCTTAGTATCTTTGACAAGACTGCTAATCTGATCAACACTCTGCTGAAGAGATCTCATCTTTTTATTGATTTCTTTAATTTTATTACTCATGCTATGCTTTCTCCTCTCTTGTTTTTTTAATCTCAGAAATAACAGCTTCCAGCATTCTGACATTTCTGCTTCCAAGATGTGACTTGATCGTATTATGAATTTCATAATCGTCACTGAACAGCAGATAGGAGAAATTCTGAACATAATGATCAATCAGAAAGTAGAACTGATCATTAGTCATGCCGTGCTTCTGATAAAGGCCAATCGCTGAACGAAGCTCCTCAGTAATTACTTTCCTGGTTGAAGGGTAATAAATAATCTCATCGAGTGTTTTGATCATACTAATTCAACCTCCTGCTGTGCTGCCAGAATCGTATCAGTTCCAATAGGCTTTTCCTTGCGATTTGCGCCCTCAATAAGGGACTTTTCAAGAATGTTATTCATCCGTCTTACGGATCCGTTTCCAATCTCCCAGGCAGCGTTAATAGCTTCAGGGGCAAAGATTGGCTCACGGCAGCCGCATTCCTTAAGACAGTGCTGTACATAATCTTCAGCCTCATCTTTTTGAAGGCCCTGCATATCGTAATTAATCACAATACGCTGTCTAAGCGCATCATGCACTCTTTTACCAAGAATGCCGTTAAATCCTGATTCACCAACAAAAATAAGAATCATTCTGTTCTTTGAGTCAAAGTCAAAATTGAGAAGCATTTTAATGTCATGAAGAATCGCATTATGTAAATATTGAGCTTCATCCAGAATCAATACAGGTGTTACTTTGCGGTCAACTGAAAGGCTCTCAATAGTCTCGTGAATCTGCTTAAAAAGATCACACTTGCGGTTTTTTGGCTCCAGCCCCAGCCCATAGGCAACCTGTCTAAGAAATTCAGTAGCCGTTACTGTCGTCATGGCAATATAGATAACATGGTACAGCGATCGGTTAAGCTTGTTTACATAATCCCTTACAATTGATGTTTTTCCGGAACCGGGCGGACCAGTGAAGACGCCAATTCCTTTAATTGTTTTCAGATATTTGAGCCTGTCTGTCATATTCGCAACATCCTCGGATTCAAATGGTTTAGTGTATGTTGTCTCCTTCCGAAAAGGCATTTTACTAAATCCGTAGAAAGTCTTCACATCCATAGCACTATTCACCTCCAATCTTAATGTGCTGACGACGCTTTACTTTGCGGTTGGCCTTGCGGTCAAGAACGCTGACGGGAAGCAGCGCTGCTCCTTCTGCGCTCTTAATCCATGCCTTAGATAAATCAATAGGATCAATGATAAGCGTTACTGATTCACCAATATATTCCATAGGCACTTCGTAAAAGATATTATCGTATCGGATAGTTGCATCAGTGCGCACCTTTCTTTTATACCGATGAAGGAAGATCTGATGTTACTATTCACGGTTAGATATAGTTGATATATAAAGTTGTACCTAAAAAGAGCACGGAACGGTGCCCGTGATACGGCCTTGTTTTAATTGTAGTAAAGAGGTATGTAAAATGTATACACAGCGAAATGAAGCATGATGTTAAATCTGATTTCAGGTAATGGCTATGATACCTTATTCCACCATTATAACGGTTTGTCGATTCTCAGGAGAGATCTTCCCCTGAGAATATTTCTTTTACCGTTATTGGATCACCTTCATAAAGTCGTATCATTGCATAGATCTCATTTATTCCGTTTTTCCTGCAGGTTTCTATATACGTTTTGGCATCTGCGTAATACTGAGCGTTTTGAATATTTTGGAACTGTCCTGATGATCGCATATGGCTTTTTACGACTCTAAGTCCGCGTTCTGCGCAATTATTGGTTGTCGGAAGAGTGAAATCATTTACCCAAGCAAAGTAATTATCATAATAATCACGTATACGCTTAATTAGCGTCTTCTCGGATCTTCCAAAGTATGCATCATAATCTTTTTTGTTTCTCTTTTCCGCTCGGTTGAGTATATCATTAACTTTTTTGTTAAAGTTTTCAATAAATTCATCACTAAAGCGAGTCTCTCCCTTGTTTATGGCTTCTTTGCGTTTGTGGATGGTATCGGAAATAAGATCTTTCAGTTCCATAAGCTCATCATGTTTTGTATCAATAGCGATTTTTTTGAGGTCACGCTGAAGGTGCTGATTGCATTCAAGGTTGCCAAACTTGAATTTAGCGTTATAGTTCACTTTATTGTGATCATGCATCGTTTTTTGCTCTTCAGTGAGTAGTGTTAGGACTTTGTCTTCTTCAATCCCTTCAAGATCTTTCTTCTCATGAGCCGTATAATATGAGAGTGTTTCATCTCCGTAAAAGCGCAGGCAGCCTTTCTTTGTATTAATATTGATAACAGTGTCATCCCAATATACGAGAGTTCTTTGGAGCATTAGATTCTTTAAAACTATACGGAACTCAGATAACTTTTTTGATGCAATCATAGGAAGTTTTGCAAGGTAGCCTTCTGACGGACTTATTTCTCCGTTTGTGATCCCCTCAAAAAAGGTTTTAACCTTGTTAATAGGAACATTGCAGGTATTCATTAGCGATAAGCCAACGGCCTGTACTGCCGTCCCATAGTGACAGGCTGATCTTTCATTAGGCTTCAGGCCAAGAAAAAATGTAGTCCCGCAGCTTCCGCATTTGTATTGATAGAAAACCTTTTTGAGGTTTATAGGCTTGATGCTAATAGTTTTCTCATATACAGCTTTAGTTTTGCCGGTGAAAACAAGTTCATGAGAACCACATTTCGGACACTCAGTTGCATCATCTGCCACATATTCAATTTCTTCGTCAATATCATCAGGAATACCGAGTTCACTTTTAGAATGTCCTGGCTGACCTCCAATTTTTCTGTCAGTAGGCTCTCTGGAATTGATGCTTGAGTTATATTTTGCTTTTCCTATAGGAGTAGACGCAGTAGGAATACCAACGGTAGTTGAGTCATGATTGCTTATGGCATTAAGATATTCAATCTTGTCTTTCAGTCTGTTAATTTCATCATTAAGATTTCTAATCATTTCATCTTTTTCAAGACAAAGCTGCTTTAATTTTGCGATTCTGTTATCCCTGTATTCAAGCTTCTGTTTTTTGGATTTCAGTTCTTCATTACAATCGTAAAGTCTTGTTTTAAGGTCACCAATCTTTTTGCATGCTTTATCATATTTTACTGATAGTGTTCCTAAAGAATCCATTGATTTACTCCTTGTTAATCATCATTATTAAGAATTGATTCAATTCTATTGATCTTGCTGGTAAGCTTTCTATTAGCCGCCTTAAGCTGTTTGATCTCATCATCTCTGCTTGCAATAATTTTTTGCATATCCTCAACCATCTTTTTATAGGTTCTTCTGCCGCTTGCTTTTTCTTCATTTTCAGCTGTATTTTTATCAGGATTAGGCTTTCTCCCTCGCTTTTTGCTTGAAGGAATAATTTCTCCAGTTTCCTCGTCTACAACGCCAAGGTATTTGCGTTTTGCTCTAGGCTGTTTGAGCTCAGGATTCCAAACTGAAACAGATTCATAAGCATATTTCTTGCCAGTTTTCTTGTTTGTCACATAAACAATTGCCATCTTTTCTCACCCCCTTGTTACTATATACAGTATATCATATAACTAGCTTAAAATAAATAGTAATTTACATATAATTTAAATTTATTAGAGACTATGTTTGCTGAAATTATCAAGAAAAAGAGAATACTTTTTTGGTTGTCAGGAATAAGACACTTGAATTGTTAATACATGACTATAAATCACTTTAAAAGTTATAATAAAAGGGTATCCCATATATGGATATACCCCTAAATAAAGACATTATTCAATTTTTAATCTTTCAGCACTGTGAATAGTAACGATCTGATCAATTTCATCCTCGTCCTTATAAATGAAGCGATCTGCATCCCTCAAATATCTTTCACGCGCATTAAGAAGATTTCCTTCATTATCTGTTTCAGTGGTTCCATGGGATTTTGTGTTATAATCGGTATAGATATACTCGTTGACTCTTAAATTGATATCTTCCAGACTCTTGTACTGACTCCAGTCCTCGCAGTAATAGATGGAATTCTTCAGCGTGCTAAATGATTTTTCAATTTTACCCTTGGCTGCACCGTCACGGACAGGCGCATGAATAAGCTGAATGCCAAGTCTCGCGCAAATCATCTGAAGCTGATGATTAGAATATGGTGTTCCATTATCAACAAGAAGCATGGACGGAATGCCATAGGTCTTTACGGCATTTTTAAGCACCTTCTGGAAATTAACGCCACTATCCGCGAAGAATACCTCAAAGCCAACAGGCATTCTAGAGGCATCATCGATAATCATCATCAGATAAGTCTGACGCCCGTCAATCTTACTAAGATAAGTGGTATCAGCCTGCCACATCTGATTAGCGAATTCGAACTCAAAAGCCTTTCTGTCCTTGCCGTCATGATATTCATCCTTCTTAGGGCATTTCTCATGATAGCCTTTCACAAAGCGATCAATAGTGGACTGCGATGTTAAATCATCAATCAGTTTGTTTTCAATCAGTCTTTTTCTGACAATTGTGTTAAGAATACGGGGATATTTTTCAATCTGTTCAATAATAAACCGCTGTGCATCATCACTCAGCACTCTGAAAGTACCTGCATCAGACCGCTGCCCGGGCATCAGGCCCTCAATTCCAAATCTGCGGTAAAGGGAGAGCCAGTTTTCAAAGGTTCCTTTGTGGTACGTTCGTACGGAATTAGTGACAGGGTTTCTTAAGCTCTTGCCCTCCAG harbors:
- a CDS encoding IS66 family transposase; amino-acid sequence: MDSLGTLSVKYDKACKKIGDLKTRLYDCNEELKSKKQKLEYRDNRIAKLKQLCLEKDEMIRNLNDEINRLKDKIEYLNAISNHDSTTVGIPTASTPIGKAKYNSSINSREPTDRKIGGQPGHSKSELGIPDDIDEEIEYVADDATECPKCGSHELVFTGKTKAVYEKTISIKPINLKKVFYQYKCGSCGTTFFLGLKPNERSACHYGTAVQAVGLSLMNTCNVPINKVKTFFEGITNGEISPSEGYLAKLPMIASKKLSEFRIVLKNLMLQRTLVYWDDTVININTKKGCLRFYGDETLSYYTAHEKKDLEGIEEDKVLTLLTEEQKTMHDHNKVNYNAKFKFGNLECNQHLQRDLKKIAIDTKHDELMELKDLISDTIHKRKEAINKGETRFSDEFIENFNKKVNDILNRAEKRNKKDYDAYFGRSEKTLIKRIRDYYDNYFAWVNDFTLPTTNNCAERGLRVVKSHMRSSGQFQNIQNAQYYADAKTYIETCRKNGINEIYAMIRLYEGDPITVKEIFSGEDLS
- a CDS encoding DDE-type integrase/transposase/recombinase, with product MKYEDREKIALWKFGYIAPAYNNTHSFSSNAAYFKSLEGKSLRNPVTNSVRTYHKGTFENWLSLYRRFGIEGLMPGQRSDAGTFRVLSDDAQRFIIEQIEKYPRILNTIVRKRLIENKLIDDLTSQSTIDRFVKGYHEKCPKKDEYHDGKDRKAFEFEFANQMWQADTTYLSKIDGRQTYLMMIIDDASRMPVGFEVFFADSGVNFQKVLKNAVKTYGIPSMLLVDNGTPYSNHQLQMICARLGIQLIHAPVRDGAAKGKIEKSFSTLKNSIYYCEDWSQYKSLEDINLRVNEYIYTDYNTKSHGTTETDNEGNLLNARERYLRDADRFIYKDEDEIDQIVTIHSAERLKIE